TTACATTTGAACCTATAGATACTCTCACATGTTCATTTAATAGCTAAATTTGGATGTTGGTAACAAAAAAAACAAATTAAGAATGAAAATTAATTGCAACAAATGTAAAAATGAAGTGATTCCTCTAAACTTTTCTGAAGAACAAAAGCTTGATTGAAATTCAATTAAAATAATAACTGTTGCTAACATGAGTTTGCATCATTGTAGAAGGCAGTAACCTCGCTCCACAAAGTCTCCCGGCTTTGCAGAAATAAAATAAAATCCACCACCGCACTAATTTTTATCCTCAAACTTTCTCTTATCTTTGTTTCAACAACGATCTGATCAATGCTGACGACGTAACCAAAAACAAAATATGGCAACAAAAGAAGAATTCTGGGACAGGAAAAAGAAATTAAATGATGATTTTTTCGTGATGGGCTCCGTGGCCCATCCTGCAACTGAAGAACAAATCAGAAAATATGAAGAAAGCACAGGATTTACCTTCAGTGAAGATGTTAAGGATTTTCTGACCTCATTCGGGTCCTTACTTCTTGAAGTGAAAGAAGAGGTCTGGAAACGTCCCCAGGAATTTGATGTTCTGCCAAGCTGGAAATTCGGATATGGATTTTTTGTGTACGGACTTTCGCAGGATGAAGAAATGCCTTCCTGGATGGGATTTGAAGAAAAACATCAGGAAGCCCTTGAGTATAAAGAAAAGCCATTGGGACAACTGTTTTTCAAGCGCAGTGGAAATCTCTACAGGGCATATACCGACAACGGAATCATAAAAATTGAGTATGATAAATACGACGAGGAAGATTATGAAGTATTTGAAGGAAATATTTATGATTTTTTAATTGAAGAAATTAATAATTTAGAACAGGATTATCTGGAATACATTAATGAAGAAAAATCCTGATGTATTCACAACCTTATAACTTCTGACTTTACAACTATAAAACAAAAACACTAAACTTTATACCATTGAAAACAAAATTATTATTCCTTTCATTTTTAGGATCAATACTAGCCCATACACAAACACTCCATTTTAAGAACCTTAAAGATATGTCTACAGGCAGAGGTGCTGCAACCAGCGTAATTGTGGATGATAATATCTATGTGAGCAACGGGTATCAGGACAAGGGAGGTAACGCCAATTATATTGAGAAATATAATATTACGAATAACAAATGGAGTGTTCTCAATACTACTCTGCTTTCTAAAAAATTTGCTAATTCGGAGACGTACCATAATAAAATTTATATTTTTAACGGTTGGGGAAACAGCCATCTTGAAATTGTAGATCTTGCAACCAATACCATAACGAAGGGCGCTGTTAATCGTTCCTATACAGGACATGCAGGTTCTGCCATTCATAACGGCAAAATATATGTGTTTGGGGGCAGCGGACTCAACGGAGCGAAAACCACTGTATTTTCTAACAGATTCCAGTATTATGATATTGCTTCCGATACATGGCATCCATTACCCGATATGCCCACAGCTAGAGAAACAAAGGGCAAAATTGTGAATGATAAGCTTTATGTCATTGGTGGTTTTAACGGTACCTCATCCCGACTTATTAATGTTTACGACCTCAACACGAATCTCTGGACCGATCAATATACGATGCCCGCCGGGATATCGGGACACTCATTAGCCGTATCCGGAGACAAGATTTTTATTGCAGGAGGGTATAATAATCAAACTTTTCTCGCCTATTTTGATACAACCACCAATAAATTCCATCCGCTATCATCCAACATGATTCCCAGAAGACATGCTGTAGCAGAGGTACATAACAATACTTTATACATTATCGGCGGAAGTACGACATCTATCACCAAATCAGCGATTAAAAGTATACAAGCAGCTGATATTAGTGAAAATGCACTCTCTTCAAACGCAGCCAATGAAAATTATGAAACTAAAACAAGAGTCTATACTAATGCACAAAAAGACGGTTTTGTCATCAGTAATAAAAATAACAGCAATCAGTTTGAATTTACCGTTTACTCCACAGATGGAAAGGAAATACACAAAGGTTTTGCCTATTACAACAGAAATATAGATTTATCCAGAGTACAAAAGGGAACTTATATTTTTAGTTTTAAAGATGAGAAAGGGGTTTTGCAGCAGGTTAGAATTGTAAAATAATAATATGCGAAAAAAATTGTTATCAATTCCATCATTCGCTTCAAAAATAATCCTGAAAACGAATTAATATTATACATGTCAGGAATGCAGAATATACTCTGCAAAAGATATAATTCAATAGTAAACATCAACATGAGAATTCTCCTCCTATTTCTTTTTTTCCCATTTCTAAGCTTTGCTCAAGATAAATTTGAGTATAAAAAAGATTTTGAGAAAATACTTAAAGAAACAAAAAATATAAAATCAGAGCTTTATTATGATAATTTATTAGACAGATATAATAAAATAGACACAACACTCACAGATAAGCAGGTACTGGCTTTACTAATTGGTTTTACAGATAATAAATTTTATAAACCCTATAAAGATCTTGAATTTGGAAAAAGATTATATCAATTGAATACAGAAAAGGAATATGAGAAAGTAATTCAGCTGGGTGATGAATTTTTGAAAACCCACCCTTTCGACCTGAAAACACTTTTCGAAACATCCTATGCCTATTTTAAAACTGACCATAAAGAAACAGCAGATCAATATCTATTGAAAACAAGAATAATATTTCATGCGATGGCCTACAGCGGGCAGGGATTTAGTCCTGATGAACCAACATTTGCATTAAATCCTAGTGATGGGCAGGATTATTTAAGAAAAGGGTTTAATATGAAGATTGGAAAAATGGGGTCTGGAAAGGATAAAAATGGTTATTTTCTGGATATTCTTGATATTAATTTCGACAATGGAAATACAACAAGTATGTACTTCATCATACCTCATGCAACAAAAAAAATGTTTGAATAGATTTTCTTGTTATTCGTAGATTTGGGAACTAATAATCATGATATGAACGCTCAGGAACTTCAAACATTACTCACCGAAAGAGCTGAAAAATTCCATCTCAAAAATGAAGCATTTCACACCATCCACAAAATACTCTCAGAGGATCCTGATGAGCTTATAGGAGGCTTTGCCCGGCATGAAATTACTTTTGTATTTGAGGGATACCAATATCTGATTGAACAGCGATACCAGGAACCTATTATCCGGGCAAGAATAAGTCTTTGTGTGGAAAACGAAATCTATCTTAAAAACCTGGAATCCATCGGGTATTATGATCTTGAAATGGATTTTGATGGCGAAATAGTGGACGACTGGTTTGTCATTGAGAAGGAAAAATACCTGAAAGATATCGGAATCATATCCTATTTTCAGGAGATGAACAAAAAGATGCCTCCTCAATATTTACGTAGAAACCACAGTGAATATAAATTTGTTTCTTACATCTCCCTGATTGGAACACTCTTCATCAGCAAAGAATTTGAAGGGGCCGGAGTATTTATCAACAGAGCCAACACTTATTTAAATGATACCGATAATGTGTTACCAGATAAAGATTATTTAAAAAAATGCCGGTATTTCCTGAAAATAATGACCCGCTACTTACT
This region of Chryseobacterium culicis genomic DNA includes:
- a CDS encoding kelch repeat-containing protein — protein: MKTKLLFLSFLGSILAHTQTLHFKNLKDMSTGRGAATSVIVDDNIYVSNGYQDKGGNANYIEKYNITNNKWSVLNTTLLSKKFANSETYHNKIYIFNGWGNSHLEIVDLATNTITKGAVNRSYTGHAGSAIHNGKIYVFGGSGLNGAKTTVFSNRFQYYDIASDTWHPLPDMPTARETKGKIVNDKLYVIGGFNGTSSRLINVYDLNTNLWTDQYTMPAGISGHSLAVSGDKIFIAGGYNNQTFLAYFDTTTNKFHPLSSNMIPRRHAVAEVHNNTLYIIGGSTTSITKSAIKSIQAADISENALSSNAANENYETKTRVYTNAQKDGFVISNKNNSNQFEFTVYSTDGKEIHKGFAYYNRNIDLSRVQKGTYIFSFKDEKGVLQQVRIVK
- a CDS encoding DUF4919 domain-containing protein, whose protein sequence is MRILLLFLFFPFLSFAQDKFEYKKDFEKILKETKNIKSELYYDNLLDRYNKIDTTLTDKQVLALLIGFTDNKFYKPYKDLEFGKRLYQLNTEKEYEKVIQLGDEFLKTHPFDLKTLFETSYAYFKTDHKETADQYLLKTRIIFHAMAYSGQGFSPDEPTFALNPSDGQDYLRKGFNMKIGKMGSGKDKNGYFLDILDINFDNGNTTSMYFIIPHATKKMFE